A DNA window from Halomicrobium mukohataei DSM 12286 contains the following coding sequences:
- the mch gene encoding methenyltetrahydromethanopterin cyclohydrolase encodes MESLNRMATELVDEAIDFADELTIAVHALEGDAAVLDFGVDVPGAVEAGLLATEIQTAGLATVQTKLSSVAGAPLTHVELSTDHPALGLLCSQKGGWELSVGGFEGLGSGPARALVAEEEIYSRVGYHDAADFAVLTIEADELPEQDVAGHVAERTGVPETAVFLPVYATASVTGSVVAAARAAELAAFRLSELGYDPVSILSATGSAPVAPVADSEEAAMARTTDALAYGGQVHLTVEEEFDRFDEVVSVAAEEYGTPLVEAFDDADWDFSEVPVEVFAPAQVTVDVLGGETHVFGDTHEDVLAESFGL; translated from the coding sequence ATGGAGAGTCTCAATCGGATGGCGACGGAGCTCGTCGACGAGGCGATCGACTTCGCCGACGAACTGACGATCGCCGTCCACGCGCTGGAGGGCGACGCCGCGGTGCTCGATTTCGGTGTCGACGTTCCCGGTGCCGTCGAGGCGGGGCTGCTCGCGACCGAGATACAGACGGCCGGACTGGCGACCGTCCAGACGAAGCTGTCGAGCGTCGCGGGCGCGCCGCTGACCCACGTCGAACTGTCGACCGATCACCCCGCCCTGGGGCTGCTGTGTTCCCAGAAAGGCGGCTGGGAGCTCAGCGTCGGCGGCTTCGAGGGGCTGGGCAGCGGCCCCGCCCGCGCGCTGGTGGCCGAAGAGGAGATCTACAGCCGCGTGGGCTATCACGACGCCGCGGACTTCGCCGTGTTGACGATCGAGGCCGACGAGCTACCGGAGCAGGACGTGGCCGGCCACGTCGCCGAGCGGACCGGCGTTCCCGAGACGGCCGTCTTCCTCCCGGTCTACGCGACGGCCAGCGTCACGGGCAGCGTCGTCGCCGCCGCACGGGCCGCCGAGCTGGCGGCGTTCCGGTTGTCCGAGCTGGGGTACGATCCCGTCTCGATCCTCTCGGCGACCGGCTCCGCGCCCGTCGCACCCGTCGCCGACAGCGAGGAGGCTGCGATGGCCCGCACGACGGACGCGCTGGCCTACGGCGGGCAGGTCCACCTCACCGTCGAGGAGGAGTTCGATCGCTTCGACGAGGTGGTCTCCGTCGCGGCCGAGGAGTACGGCACGCCGCTGGTCGAGGCGTTCGACGACGCCGACTGGGACTTCAGCGAGGTCCCCGTCGAGGTGTTCGCACCGGCGCAGGTGACCGTCGACGTGCTCGGCGGCGAGACCCACGTCTTCGGCGATACCCACGAGGACGTGCTGGCCGAGAGCTTCGGACTCTGA
- a CDS encoding MTH1187 family thiamine-binding protein: protein MTCIAFLSVAPVVEESMASYVADAVAALEPFDVSYETTPMGTLIEAQDSKELFDAAHAAHEAVEADRVETFLKIDDKRTVDQEAADKVTAVEEHLGRAARSDRD, encoded by the coding sequence ATGACCTGTATCGCGTTCCTCTCGGTCGCACCGGTCGTCGAAGAGAGCATGGCGTCGTACGTCGCCGACGCCGTCGCCGCGCTGGAGCCGTTCGACGTGTCCTACGAGACGACGCCGATGGGCACGCTCATCGAAGCCCAGGACAGCAAGGAGCTGTTCGACGCGGCACACGCCGCCCACGAGGCAGTCGAGGCCGATCGCGTCGAGACCTTCCTGAAGATAGACGACAAGCGGACTGTCGACCAGGAGGCCGCCGACAAGGTAACCGCCGTCGAGGAGCACCTCGGTCGGGCGGCCCGGAGCGACCGCGACTGA
- a CDS encoding response regulator transcription factor, with product MRGVSDDVAVLVLEDETELLDAYVNGLEDEYDVYAAETAATATDHVDGLGDDLDVALLDRRLPERSGDDVLKYIQSAPIDCRTAMVTAVDPSLDIIDMGFDDYVVKPVTPSDLRTVIDRLLKLEAYDDVYQTLSEKRVKRSVLAAELSRTELERSEEFAALQSEIADLEAQLESIESEIDDEALPH from the coding sequence GTGAGGGGTGTTTCAGACGACGTTGCGGTGCTCGTCCTCGAAGACGAGACCGAACTACTGGACGCGTACGTCAACGGGCTCGAAGACGAGTACGACGTGTACGCAGCCGAGACCGCGGCGACTGCGACGGACCACGTGGACGGTCTCGGCGACGATCTCGACGTGGCCCTCCTCGATCGCCGGCTCCCCGAACGGTCCGGCGACGACGTTCTGAAGTACATCCAGTCGGCACCCATCGACTGTCGAACGGCTATGGTGACCGCCGTCGACCCGTCGCTCGACATCATCGACATGGGGTTCGACGACTACGTGGTCAAACCGGTCACGCCGTCCGACCTTCGGACGGTGATCGACCGACTGTTGAAACTAGAAGCGTACGACGACGTCTACCAGACGCTGAGCGAGAAACGCGTCAAGCGGAGCGTCCTCGCGGCCGAACTGTCTCGCACGGAACTCGAACGCAGCGAGGAGTTCGCCGCGCTACAGTCCGAGATTGCCGATCTCGAAGCCCAACTCGAATCGATCGAGTCGGAGATCGACGACGAGGCCCTCCCGCACTGA
- a CDS encoding ABC transporter ATP-binding protein, with product MGTLELDRLTKVFHDGEEGEIVAVDNVDIQMDDGEFIVVVGPSGCGKSTTLRMVAGLETVTSGNIRLDGRVVNDEKPQNRDIAMVFQSYALYPHMTVAENMAFGLEESTTLPDDEIEERVHDAAETMGIAELLDRKPSELSGGQQQRVALGRAIVRDPEVFLMDEPLSNLDAKLRSQMRTELQRLQAELDVTTMYVTHDQTEAMTMGDRIAILNDGKLQQVATPLECYHEPANQFVAGFIGDPSMNFFDMERDGDTLVGSRFEYPLSQSTLDDVGETRNVTLGVRPEDVEVGTDESGSHTYSAIVEVVEPMGDENTVYLRFESAPEGETFIATIDGLQQAAVGDRVTVSIPEETIHLFDGRSGEAVHNRRLDMSGEISSPPT from the coding sequence ATGGGAACGCTCGAACTCGACCGACTGACGAAGGTGTTCCATGACGGCGAAGAAGGCGAGATCGTCGCAGTCGACAACGTCGACATCCAGATGGACGACGGCGAGTTCATCGTCGTCGTCGGCCCCTCCGGCTGTGGCAAGTCGACGACCCTGCGGATGGTCGCCGGGCTGGAGACGGTGACCAGCGGCAACATCCGCCTTGACGGACGGGTCGTCAACGACGAGAAACCCCAGAATCGCGACATCGCGATGGTGTTCCAGTCGTACGCGCTGTACCCCCACATGACCGTGGCGGAGAACATGGCGTTCGGCCTGGAGGAGTCGACGACGCTCCCGGACGACGAGATCGAAGAGCGAGTCCACGACGCCGCAGAGACGATGGGTATCGCGGAGCTGCTGGATCGCAAACCCTCGGAGCTCTCTGGTGGCCAGCAACAGCGCGTCGCGCTCGGCCGAGCGATCGTCCGAGATCCGGAGGTGTTCCTGATGGACGAGCCGCTCAGCAACCTCGACGCCAAGCTGCGCTCCCAGATGCGGACGGAGCTCCAGCGCTTGCAGGCCGAACTGGACGTGACGACGATGTACGTCACCCACGACCAGACCGAGGCCATGACGATGGGCGACCGCATCGCCATCCTCAACGACGGGAAGCTCCAGCAGGTGGCGACGCCGCTTGAGTGTTACCACGAGCCCGCCAACCAGTTCGTCGCCGGCTTCATCGGCGATCCGTCGATGAACTTCTTCGACATGGAGCGGGACGGCGACACGCTCGTCGGTTCGCGGTTCGAGTATCCCCTCTCTCAGTCGACGCTCGACGACGTGGGCGAGACCCGAAACGTCACGCTCGGCGTCCGCCCCGAGGACGTCGAAGTCGGCACCGACGAATCGGGCAGCCACACCTACTCGGCGATCGTCGAGGTAGTGGAGCCGATGGGCGACGAGAACACGGTGTATCTCCGGTTCGAGAGCGCACCGGAGGGCGAGACGTTCATCGCGACGATCGACGGCCTCCAGCAGGCCGCCGTCGGTGATCGTGTTACCGTCTCGATTCCCGAAGAGACGATCCACCTCTTCGACGGACGGTCGGGCGAAGCGGTCCACAACCGCCGACTCGACATGAGCGGCGAGATCTCCAGCCCGCCGACCTGA
- a CDS encoding carbohydrate ABC transporter permease produces MSDETRTDGGAVSAAGSDQPAGLLAEIDAYRVALYLGLLTILAFFLIPIESGLVTSFKTSTGVSGTLPFAPPTPEVFTLAKWQTAFDALARGLVNSALYAVPATVISALLGSFAAYGITQSNWKPKYKAPILALFVAGIFIPYQAVLVPLSQFWSMIPLQEALGFVWALGISSDYTGVVELIVTHVAYGLPICTVLFRSYYKNMSEEMIEAARLDGASIRRVYRRIVLPLSGPMFAVVLIYQFTQIWNDLLFTLVLVQTESSTAAPIVLILAGLGQSLEGQDFALRMAGAFIAALPTLAVYIMFGEEFAEGVAT; encoded by the coding sequence ATGAGCGACGAGACACGGACGGACGGTGGCGCTGTATCGGCGGCGGGATCGGACCAGCCAGCGGGACTGCTCGCGGAGATCGACGCCTACCGCGTCGCGCTGTACCTCGGCCTGCTCACGATCCTGGCGTTCTTCCTGATCCCGATCGAATCGGGACTGGTCACCTCGTTCAAGACCAGCACCGGCGTCAGCGGGACGCTCCCGTTCGCACCGCCGACCCCGGAGGTGTTCACGCTCGCGAAGTGGCAGACCGCGTTCGACGCGCTCGCGCGCGGGCTCGTCAACAGCGCGCTGTACGCGGTGCCGGCGACAGTCATCTCCGCGCTGCTGGGCAGCTTCGCGGCCTACGGAATCACGCAGTCGAACTGGAAGCCCAAGTACAAGGCACCGATCCTCGCGCTGTTCGTCGCGGGGATCTTCATCCCCTACCAGGCCGTGCTCGTGCCGCTCTCGCAGTTCTGGTCGATGATACCACTGCAGGAGGCACTCGGCTTCGTGTGGGCACTCGGGATCAGCTCGGACTACACCGGCGTCGTCGAGCTCATCGTCACACACGTCGCCTACGGGCTCCCGATCTGTACGGTGCTGTTCCGATCGTACTACAAGAACATGAGCGAGGAGATGATCGAAGCGGCACGGCTCGACGGCGCGTCGATCCGGCGCGTCTATCGCCGGATCGTCCTCCCGCTGTCGGGACCGATGTTCGCCGTCGTTCTGATCTATCAGTTCACCCAGATCTGGAACGACTTGCTGTTCACGCTCGTGTTGGTCCAGACCGAGTCCAGTACGGCCGCACCGATCGTGCTGATCCTCGCGGGCCTGGGACAGTCACTCGAAGGACAGGACTTCGCGCTTCGGATGGCGGGTGCGTTCATCGCCGCCTTGCCGACGCTCGCGGTGTACATCATGTTCGGCGAGGAGTTCGCCGAAGGGGTGGCGACATGA